A window of the Chloroflexus sp. Y-396-1 genome harbors these coding sequences:
- a CDS encoding restriction endonuclease NspV, translated as MRNQTQRKVEFGDFQTPISLAREICSLIARTGFRPASILEPTCGTGSFLKASLETFPNVSRVLGFEINPQYVAEAKQAVARGFPHASIEVYQSDFFFTNWSEIVEALPEPLLVIGNPPWVTNTALSMLGSSNVPTKSNLDNLRGIDALTGKSNFDISEWMVRKNIEWLNGKNGMLAMLCKTTVARKILLYAWQHGLRIESASLYMLDAQAYFGASVDACLLFVQSAPNGNSKTCRVFHALHAQHPDSVFGWQDGMLVADLKSYQTWKNLLGNGFRGWRSGIKHDCSKVFELNVESGKFVNGLGEFVELEPEVLFPLLKSSDLAAHRKPHRWMIVPQRTMHDDPSRLRIDAPKTWKYLSEHAHLLNKRKSSIYKNRPFFSVFGVGPYTFAPWKVAISGLYKKLEFVQVPPFRGRPVVLDDTCYFFPCKSEEECDLLYELVMSDPAREFWSAFIFWDAKRPITAQLLNSLDLMVLARMLGKEEKVAQALAERQLVAYTEGAYQRLLFREEAAE; from the coding sequence ATGCGTAATCAAACACAGCGCAAAGTCGAATTCGGGGATTTTCAAACGCCCATCAGCCTGGCCAGGGAAATTTGTTCCCTTATCGCTCGGACTGGATTTCGCCCTGCTTCTATTCTTGAGCCGACTTGCGGAACGGGTTCATTTCTCAAAGCATCTTTAGAAACATTTCCAAACGTGTCACGTGTTCTTGGCTTTGAGATCAATCCGCAATACGTAGCAGAGGCAAAGCAGGCTGTTGCACGCGGGTTCCCTCATGCGTCCATTGAAGTTTATCAATCTGATTTCTTCTTCACGAATTGGTCTGAGATTGTTGAAGCGTTGCCTGAGCCCCTCCTTGTTATCGGCAATCCACCTTGGGTCACAAATACAGCGTTAAGCATGCTGGGCAGTAGCAATGTTCCGACGAAGTCAAATCTGGACAATCTCCGCGGTATTGATGCGCTCACCGGTAAAAGCAATTTCGACATTTCGGAATGGATGGTTAGAAAGAACATCGAATGGCTCAATGGTAAAAACGGCATGCTTGCGATGCTGTGTAAGACAACAGTGGCACGGAAGATTCTTTTGTACGCTTGGCAGCACGGCCTACGAATTGAGTCGGCATCGCTGTATATGCTCGACGCGCAGGCATACTTTGGAGCATCGGTTGACGCCTGCCTTTTGTTCGTTCAGAGCGCTCCGAACGGTAATAGTAAGACCTGTCGGGTTTTTCATGCTCTTCATGCGCAACACCCTGATAGTGTGTTTGGTTGGCAGGATGGGATGCTTGTAGCCGATCTCAAGTCATACCAAACATGGAAAAACCTGTTAGGTAACGGGTTTCGGGGTTGGCGGTCAGGGATAAAGCACGATTGTAGCAAGGTCTTTGAACTGAACGTTGAGTCTGGGAAGTTTGTTAACGGGCTGGGAGAATTCGTTGAGCTTGAACCTGAAGTGCTCTTTCCGTTGCTCAAAAGCTCCGATCTTGCAGCGCACAGGAAGCCGCATCGTTGGATGATTGTTCCACAGCGGACGATGCACGACGATCCGAGTCGTCTCAGGATTGATGCTCCCAAGACGTGGAAGTACCTGAGCGAGCACGCTCATCTTCTAAATAAACGGAAAAGTTCCATATATAAGAACCGTCCATTCTTCTCGGTCTTTGGGGTTGGCCCCTATACATTTGCTCCCTGGAAGGTTGCTATCTCAGGGTTATACAAGAAGCTCGAATTTGTCCAAGTGCCACCTTTTCGGGGACGCCCAGTGGTTCTGGACGACACCTGTTATTTTTTTCCCTGTAAATCTGAAGAAGAGTGCGATCTCCTGTACGAACTGGTGATGTCCGACCCTGCCAGAGAGTTTTGGTCAGCCTTCATTTTCTGGGACGCAAAGCGGCCAATTACGGCACAACTGCTTAACTCGCTTGATCTGATGGTTCTGGCGCGAATGTTGGGGAAAGAGGAAAAGGTTGCGCAAGCTCTGGCGGAACGGCAGTTGGTAGCGTACACGGAAGGAGCTTACCAGAGGCTCCTTTTTAGAGAAGAAGCTGCTGAATAG